Proteins co-encoded in one Aspergillus flavus chromosome 2, complete sequence genomic window:
- a CDS encoding heterokaryon incompatibility protein-domain-containing protein, with translation MEHDMDEQIPSYVYSPIAPDDFRVLKILEVHPQIKFSLEAFSIYEAPGYEALSYAWGTSPEMEESLCNGARFRISRTLGQALRGIHAHSGGGWIWVDAICINQTDAEEKAHQVAGMGELYSCADQVLIWLGDAADQSDLACALLPELTEKIWSLKDSEGGWRPLSTDDIVAQGLPHPDDPLWCAALLLYSRAWFQRLWIVQEVVLARACVFLCGLQQIEWHVVVNFAIATSKSFFVSNIAGLHIKAMGEDRVSRSTNGIRLIRNSRRLKDSLEDDEKEITGLQATMDIMQSQGASVKVDYVYAVRDMLPDALRDQMVVDYSDEIKRNYGIIHARFFRQCLERLSDWPSLRFPPNAGQKNIPSWCPPWGSGWNYSYLPIIGCHAGRPAAISPSSSSGRLCLEPSDDSEGILCIAGISADTVQEIVPFSPVFHGSTNVLDARRILRAIKACSAHISDGADRHERLLGVLIGQCGWLKSPQFSGRPDGDVLDGFVSFLEHLAANKEHEGDADPVPVNLDTAEYFLDQHRFWRAYLNLIMIRWPGRSFALTTNGRMAIVPCHTKPGDTVCVFLGGTLPQVLSRHEDGVHWKYVGPSVVDGIMEGEVFDTKEEWIHNKEIFFLK, from the coding sequence ATGGAACATGATATGGATGAACAGATACCCTCCTACGTCTATTCACCCATCGCACCCGATGACTTCCGCGTCCTCAAGATTCTCGAGGTACATCCCCAGATTAAATTCAGCCTGGAGGCATTCTCCATCTATGAGGCCCCGGGGTATGAGGCCCTGTCGTACGCATGGGGCACCTCGCCGGAAATGGAAGAGAGTCTATGTAACGGTGCGCGTTTCCGTATCTCTCGGACTCTAGGTCAAGCACTGCGCGGCATCCACGCACATTCTGGTGGAGGATGGATATGGGTGGATGCCATCTGCATCAATCAAACCGACGCAGAGGAGAAGGCGCACCAGGTCGCGGGAATGGGTGAGCTCTACTCCTGCGCGGATCAGGTTCTGATCTGGCTGGGGGATGCAGCGGACCAGAGCGATCTGGCCTGTGCGCTGTTGCCCGAGCTTACCGAAAAGATCTGGTCGTTGAAGGACAGCGAAGGGGGATGGAGACCGCTGAGCACAGATGATATCGTAGCGCAGGGGCTTCCACATCCCGACGATCCGCTTTGGTGCGCCGCATTGTTGCTTTACAGTCGGGCGTGGTTCCAGCGACTCTGGATTGTTCAAGAGGTGGTCCTGGCGCGCGCGTGTGTGTTTCTATGCGGTCTACAGCAGATTGAATGGCACGTTGTGGTAAACTTTGCCATTGCCACGTCCAAATCCTTCTTCGTGAGCAATATCGCCGGGTTGCATATTAAGGCGATGGGTGAGGATCGAGTAAGCCGGTCGACAAACGGGATCAGACTTATCCGCAATTCACGCCGTTTGAAAGACAGCTTAGAGGacgatgagaaggagatcacTGGTCTCCAAGCCACAATGGACATCATGCAGAGTCAGGGTGCATCCGTAAAGGTAGACTATGTCTATGCGGTTCGCGACATGCTGCCGGACGCCCTGCGGGACcagatggtggtggattaCTCTGACGAGATTAAGCGGAACTATGGCATCATTCACGCCAGGTTTTTCCGCCAATGCTTGGAGAGGCTCAGTGATTGGCCGTCCTTACGGTTCCCTCCAAATGCAGGCCAAAAAAATATCCCTTCTTGGTGTCCCCCTTGGGGCAGTGGTTGGAATTACAGTTATCTGCCCATCATAGGCTGTCACGCTGGGAGGCCAGCTGCAATCTCCccctcgtcatcctcaggTAGGTTATGCCTTGAACCTAGTGATGATAGTGAGGGAATTCTGTGTATTGCTGGCATTTCCGCAGATACGGTCCAAGAGATTGTTCCCTTCAGCCCAGTCTTTCACGGGAGCACGAACGTCCTGGACGCACGTCGAATCTTGAGAGCCATCAAAGCCTGTTCGGCTCACATCTCCGACGGCGCCGACCGCCACGAACGCCTCCTAGGCGTTCTAATCGGCCAGTGTGGCTGGCTTAAGTCACCCCAGTTCTCTGGTCGCCCAGACGGCGATGTCCTAGATGGCTTTGTGTCATTCCTAGAGCACCTTGCTGCAAACAAAGAGCATGAAGGTGATGCCGATCCAGTCCCTGTCAACTTAGACACGGCCGAATACTTTCTCGATCAGCATCGGTTCTGGCGGGCCTATCTAAATCTCATAATGATTCGATGGCCTGGTAGAAGTTTCGCACTTACCACAAATGGCCGTATGGCGATCGTGCCATGTCACACCAAGCCCGGAGACACGGTGTGTGTCTTCCTGGGAGGGACGCTCCCGCAAGTGCTTTCTCGGCATGAGGATGGCGTGCATTGGAAGTATGTTGGGCCCAGTGTTGTCGACGGCATTATGGAAGGGGAGGTCTTTGATACCAAGGAGGAATGGATACACAACAAggaaatcttcttcttgaaatAG
- a CDS encoding Zn(II)2Cys6 transcription factor — protein sequence MARKSHTKSRTGCRTCKARRIRCDESWPACKRCTSTGRRCDGPSKAATSVTVSFAHVLTVSTMKKSPARLVYENDQEARYVGYFLERIAFSSPAQSNIPAWRALMIQGVLGDVAVRECAIAISVLMLEANSKHHSTSCLLASQCGNARYKLALKKYGKALSSVRALLSHSDRQSVETALLCGIICIWFEVLIKDHLSALSHLDRCLNIVQMSRVLGRGEIDSDIKEAYVKLDLQAAIHVGARAPVLLVEETKPIPYIFNTFGEAEQKFNAEYGNVMFLSRRAAAPYRYKQPDGIPLEILAEAQLLLERLEQWNSAFHYSYSCQKAQGDPRMTPQVCLLLIQYHMAIITASTCLYAEEMIYDRFLPNFNHMIQCAKRLVSWWHSRPAGSMLGVPVDMGVVQPLYMIATKCRVTSLRQNAIDMLASMPNDKGVWEGPVVASVARRAKDIEELGLNVKIDGVPEFRRIHAIGFDVAQGTRRVDVEFRTRPNGIDGEWESWKECLSY from the exons ATGGCACGAAAATCACACACCAAATCCCGGACTGGTTGCCGCACCTGCAA GGCTCGCAGAATCCGATGTGACGAGTCGTGGCCAGCCTGTAAGCGGTGCACCTCCACAGGGCGTCGCTGCGACGGGCCTTCGAAAGCCGCGACGAGTGTAACGGTCTCTTTCGCACATGTGTTGACAGTTTCGACAATGAAGAAATCACCAGCAAGATTAGTATACGAAaatgatcaagaagctcgaTATGTTGGATATTTTCTAGAGCGCATTGCATTCAGCTCCCCAGCCCAATCCAATATACCTGCTTGGCGGGCTCTAATGATTCAAGGGGTACTTGGTGATGTTGCTGTTCGGGAATGTGCCATTGCGATCAGTGTGCTTATGCTAGAGGCCAATTCTAAGCATCACTCCACAAGTTGTCTCCTCGCTTCTCAGTGTGGAAATGCTAGATATAAGCTCGCGTTGAAGAAATACGGGAAAGCCTTGTCTTCTGTGCGAGCGCTGCTGTCTCATAGTGATAGGCAATCAGTTGAAACTGCGTTGCTATGTGGAATCATCTGTATCTGGTTCGAGGTCCTAATTAAAGATCATCTAAGTGCTTTAAGCCACCTGGACCGGTGTCTGAATATTGTTCAGATGTCACGAGTCCTGGGTAGAG GGGAAATCGACAGTGATATCAAAGAGGCCTATGTAAAACTTGACCTACAAGCGGCAATACATGTCGGTGCACGTGCGCCTGTTCTTCTCGTCGAGGAGACAAAGCCAATCCCATACATATTCAACACGTTCGGAGAAGCCGAACAAAAGTTTAATGCAGAGTATGGCAATGTCATGTTTCTCTCACGCAGGGCGGCTGCACCGTATCGCTACAAACAGCCGGATGGTATTCCCCTAGAGATACTTGCAGAAGCGCAATTATTGCTAGAGCGTCTGGAGCAATGGAACTCGGCGTTCCACTACTCTTATTCCTGTCAGAAGGCACAAGGAGATCCTCGGATGACTCCACAGGTGTGTCTACTATTGATCCAGTATCACATGGCCATCATAACCGCCTCAACATGTCTCTACGCCGAGGAAATGATTTATGATCGGTTTTTGCCCAATTTTAATCATATGATACAATGCGCAAAAAGGCTAGTGTCGTGGTGGCATAGTCGACCTGCAGGGAGCATGCTAGGGGTCCCCGTGGACATGGGTGTTGTTCAGCCTCTATACATGATTGCCACTAAGTGTCGGGTTACGTCGCTTCGCCAGAACGCGATTGACATGCTGGCTTCAATGCCAAATGACAAAGGAGTTTGGGAAGGTCCGGTCGTGGCTTCGGTAGCACGGAGAGCAAAGGATATCGAAGAGCTGGGCTTGAATGTTAAGATTGATGGTGTGCCTGAATTCCGCAGGATACACGCGATTGGCTTTGACGTCGCTCAGGGAACTCGCAGGGTCGATGTGGAATTCCGTACACGCCCAAATGGGATAGACGGTGAATGGGAGTCATGGAAAGAATGTCTATCTTATTGA
- a CDS encoding major facilitator superfamily domain-containing protein, whose translation MYALATECTLLISGAVSDASIFCMACLLSATGTQLILFRVISGLATSLCLPSAMSLISEYFPAGMLRNLAFAFMGAIANTFAALSSWWKIPRSQAGDVSWHMLVFGIDWVGAVAASAGLGLLSYALSSVPLAPPYRDINKAHEASTIICFSLSGVLLIFFVLWQSFQERRNKPTLIWNSLWKNLAFTCTCVNEFMIWGAFNAFEQVINLFFQNAQDLSRVETAIRFIPTPITGQLTALTTRFVLHRCRADAIINITTIISCVSPLIMALVNPIWVYWRCAYVAICLKSITADSLFTVSNILIAGVFPAETQGLAAGAFNTASQIGKSFGLAIVALISNQVTDQQSQIVEKGSPEALIVGYRAAFWTLFGMNVASLVVSLFGLRKVGNIGKKKTQ comes from the exons ATGTATGCCCTTGCGACAGAATGCACTCTTCTCATTTCAGGAGCCGTGTCGGACGCT AGCATTTTCTGCATGGCCTGTCTCCTCTCGGCAACAGGAACTCAACTGATTCTCTTTCGTGTCATCTCAGGTCTAGCAACCTCACTTTGTCTTCCGTCTGCCATGAGCCTAATTAGTGAGTACTTCCCCGCGGGTATGTTGCGCAACCTTGCGTTTGCGTTCATGGGGG CTATCGCTAATACCTTTGCTGCCCTCTCATCGTGGTGGAAAATTCCCCGCAGTCAAGCCGGAGACGTTTCCTGGCATATGCTGGTGTTTGGTATTGATTGGGTCGGGGCAGTCGCTGCTAGTGCGGGCCTAGGCCTACTTTCCTATGCTTTATCGTCAGTTCCCCTGGCCCCACCCTATC GGGACATAAATAAAGCGCATGAGGCATCAACCATAATCTGCTTTTCGTTGTCTGGTGTTTTACTTATCTTCTTTGTCCTCTGGCAAAGCTTCCAAGAGCGCCGCAACAAGCCTACATTGATCTGGAACTCACTCTGGAAGAACCTTGCCTTCACATGTACCTGTGTGAACGAATTCATGATCTGGGGTGCGTTCAACGCCTTCGAACAGGTAatcaacctcttcttccagAACGCACAGGATCTTTCACGCGTCGAGACGGCCATCCGATTCATCCCAACACCTATCACAGGCCAACTTACCGCCCTCACAACACGATTCGTCTTACACAGATGTCGCGCCGACGCCatcatcaatatcaccacTATTATATCTTGTGTCTCGCCGCTGATCATGGCCTTGGTGAATCCGATATGGGTCTACTGGCGCTGTGCATATGTAGCGATCTGTCTGAAGTCAATTACCGCTGACTCCCTGTTCACTGTGTCCAATATCCTCATTGCAGGTGTTTTCCCTGCCGAAACACAAGGGCTGGCAGCCGGTGCTTTCAATACAGCTTCCCAGATCGGGAAGAGTTTCGGTCTGGCGATCGTCGCGTTGATCTCTAATCAGGTCACTGACCAACAGTCACAAATTGTGGAAAAGGGCAGCCCTGAGGCATTGATTGTGGGATACCGTGCGGCGTTCTGGACATTGTTCGGGATGAATGTAGCAAGTCTGGTTGTTAGTTTATTCGGGTTACGTAAGGTGGGCAATattgggaagaagaaaacgcAGTAG
- a CDS encoding putative RTA1 domain protein — protein sequence MSTTSQPPTPSIITAPCTLQTCPLDWALIRYIPSLPGNAFYLALFVPMFLAQVFCGIRYRTWSYLAAMSGGILLEIIGYGGRLMLHSNPFNFSAFLQYLICLTIGPAFITAAIYICFARVIVVYGASMSRIRPKTYARIFITCDLICLVLQAAGGAITATAGQEQDGLRQTGINIMIAGLASQVVALGSFMILCGDYVWRLKRHVRVVPQPVDGDWKWKGFLIGLAIATLTIFIRSIFRVAELNGGFSSDLANDEVAFMILEGAMMVIACACMSAFHPGYSLVGDWKELVSPSAKSRESDDLVLTAISNSGKP from the exons ATGTCAACCACAAGCCAACCTCCCACACCGAGCATTATCACCGCACCATGTACCCTTCAGACATGTCCCCTTGACTGGGCCCTTATTCGATACATTCCCAGTCTACCAGGAAATGCTTTCTACCTTGCTCTATTCGTCCCAATGTTTCTGGCTCAGGTATTTTGCGGAATTCGTTATCGTACCTGGAGTTACCTAGCCGCCATGTCCGGTGGAATACTCCTCGAGATCATCGGCTACGGAGGACGACTGATGCTGCACTCCAATCCATTCAATTTTTCCGCCTTCTTACA ATACCTCATCTGTCTCACCATCGGACCAGCTTTCATAACGGCCGCCATTTACATATGTTTCGCACGAGTGATTGTCGTCTACGGTGCTAGCATGTCCAGAATAAGACCTAAGACTTATGCGCGAATCTTCATAACCTGTGACTTGATTTGCCTCGTCCTGCAAGCCGCTGGCGGCGCCATCACAGCCACAGCTGGCCAAGAACAAGACGGACTACGCCAGACAGGCATCAACATTATGATTGCCGGCTTAGCAAGCCAGGTAGTAGCGCTAGGATCGTTTATGATCCTCTGCGGCGACTATGTATGGAGACTGAAGCGCCATGTCCGGGTGGTTCCTCAACCGGTCGATGGGGattggaaatggaaaggttTTCTCATAG GCTTGGCCATAGCAACACTTACAATATTCATACGGTCAATCTTTCGCGTCGCCGAATTAAATGGTGGGTTTAGTAGCGACCTGGCGAATGACGAAGTGGCATTCATGATTCTCGAAGGGGCTATGATGGTTATTGCCTGTGCATGCATGAGTGCGTTTCATCCGGGATACTCTCTCGTTGGGGATTGGAAGGAGCTCGTCTCGCCTTCGGCCAAATCAAGAGAGAGCGATGACCTGGTGTTGACTGCCATATCAAACTCGGGCAAGCCTTAG